Proteins encoded together in one Plasmodium cynomolgi strain B DNA, chromosome 9, whole genome shotgun sequence window:
- a CDS encoding hypothetical protein (putative), which translates to MYADRIRVACYGDKKIPSKLKYFFKEDLYELSDVKLDERINLLRIHLKYVFYDNPLSEKVTKYRRRDLLGRATTRVPPPGGAERGENQRGAQRDLVEEDNPKSDHNSSMEHAQRDATPRGHSSIPDKKVGKHKKSLISEFKEVFRKGVGNVDSAVRAAGLGGTVGEHMGQGVLGPDKDHLQDSCLEGSLKENFLKEDSLKENFPKEDYLKEDNLQDDGLLDDGNFVSESPTKTASNDLSTRAGHSSRGDHLGEFPDERDKITFLLKCCLMNKESYFAVYFYNLANLIKFLFERRSSFYQEEQKKNKNDKNVKKNNTNISKYLSLQKNIMKLGYKKNFSKKKNQKKLSSTLSEPSDGKNNNYSFYQHNDFYINVANIFKLSFVILKNIINSYKTDKLFEQRNAKKVYLLNFFLHYLEEKQFEKNIQKEDTQQVKNGKKNVYHTFPIYHIKFFSKNNEKEKNNLLISIMNKITNLCYRKYGNIALINKFFLAIILFENSKCNKSLKILKKIIQKCNHDFVIFFCMQLISFHKVNNQFYHFCSSFFLSNKYTPICSFKDININFAKISHYQDYLFFLHTKNSLLQIEQNKCYGNDFFSSLDKDIVVSYRNVMYHVLKSVARKGEMQLSTVHTEQLPHGKGTIQRGLPKEGEQIGGHSQKGICKGTTTPMDVNKNKIIKFERKMFYQNNYYFEPNARFLKSLRRFNFSVSKNDEQGEMHIPHSDVKVFVQSNYNLYFFASNMLFGNLSEADEEDEAGDPTAPPHIGTLLRLKIQKYAQKEGKGTGKIHPPRVKQLCVQYDENIDLFVFSALSQNLLIDNVMIELYDERENKKLHLNFAKNKHVIKTGLNLIKLNISKILECSQIKWKNFYYKINYVFLQVNHFCFYQQMGILPNGNILTPFLNVYTKFIKSNYILSDTNNYASFFLNQLISPLYIKIKTLQSVLNCHLVASYLNNTSLVYNSTNYVKLVVSNCHKHVDSREENEFITTQRDTTKGGSHVDIPTTSNSNQIKNVYLFVNNKNQGSNLQHVNEKCSLPDSVFFVIEANDHVQISEPKILKREDSCFTKPEDTSECPVEKEKGDYHDRYDYCHREERKKDSCAVISFVPVRTNNPNLVNSEQCELHFNSEKNLHSFDSPDGSSSNPDPHSRNNPDKVKIKCVINIDLGKKKRRQRKTDLYELSNVNYVGQTQFDHFINLEKDSSCHPPFNNQIVLEKNFHLANIFNEKIKTYRSKNTMLYELILNLHKDNYSVFLKKFHESGASSLSLLSANDLNEEGGGKRNPSNEVSYFYDEIDINGYIHGGMSVFFLFEVTYGDAQENALHDNGSNGCDRDHNCRGDDYNGRGDDHNGPGDDHNCRGDDHNCRGDDHNCRDNNHNGTNLLIHESMTGTLCVTYEYRSVLAIKAFERSQKEYIYTLDVPIPPFLLPINVHYEIPKCGTLHTSLNVKIILSNNMREDIYMKYFVYLEGRKKKNGQSECDDEYNWLINGFKKKVLFLPKNSSHVINLIILPLKIGLINFPPILYYVKLNDRWVEVTEVLKKSESFQLIISPSLHFSPKVWQLA; encoded by the exons GAAAGTCACAAAGTATCGCCGTCGGGACCTCCTAGGGCGCGCCACGACTAGGGTCCCTCCCCCCGGGGGAGCggagaggggggaaaacCAAAGGGGTGCGCAACGTGATTTAGTGGAGGAAGATAATCCCAAGAGTGACCACAACAGCTCGATGGAGCACGCGCAGCGGGATGCTACTCCCAGGGGACACTCCTCCATCCCCGATAAAAAAGTGGGCAAGCACAAAAAGAGCCTCATAAGCGAGTTCAAGGAGGTGTTCAGAAAGGGCGTAGGCAATGTGGACAGCGCGGTTAGAGCAGCGGGGCTCGGCGGCACCGTGGGTGAGCACATGGGCCAAGGCGTGCTCGGGCCAGACAAAGATCACCTACAAGACAGCTGCCTAGAGGGCAGCCTAAAGGAAAACTTCCTAAAGGAGGACAGCCTAAAGGAAAACTTCCCAAAGGAGGACTACCTAAAAGAGGACAACCTACAGGATGATGGCCTGCTGGACGACGGCAATTTCGTGAGCGAGAGCCCCACCAAGACGGCCTCCAACGACCTGTCCACGCGCGCTGGTCACAGCAGCCGCGGAGACCACCTGGGGGAGTTCCCAGACGAGCGAGACAAAATCACGTTCCTTCTCAAATGCTGCCTCATGAATAAGGAAAGTTACTTCGCGGTTTACTTTTACAACCTGGCTAACCTCATCAAGTTCCTCTTCGAGCGAAGGAGCTCCTTTTACcaggaggagcaaaaaaaaaacaaaaatgataaaaatgtgaagaaaaacaacacCAATATTAGCAAGTACCTATCGCTGCAAAAGAATATTATGAAATTGGgatataagaaaaatttttccaaaaaaaaaaatcaaaaaaaa TTATCTTCCACATTGTCAGAGCCTTCggatggaaaaaacaacaactACAGTTTTTACCAGCACAACGATTTCTACATAAACGttgcaaacatttttaaactctcatttgtcattttaaaaaatataataaatagcTACAAAACAGACAAATTATTCGAACagagaaatgcaaaaaaggtTTACTTGCTTAACttctttcttcattatttggaagaaaaacagtttgaaaaaaatatacaaaaggAAGACACTCAGCaagtgaaaaatgggaagaaaaatgtctACCACACTTTCCCaatatatcatataaaatttttttcaaaaaataacgaaaaagaaaaaaataacctacTTATAAGcattatgaataaaatcaCCAATTTGTGTTATCGAAAATACGGCAACATTGCCTTGATtaataaattctttttggcaattattttatttgaaaacTCAAAATGCAACAAGTccttgaaaattttaaaaaaaatcattcaaAAATGTAACCACGATTTTGTTATCTTTTTCTGTATGCAACTTATTTCTTTCCACAAGGTGAACAAccaattttatcatttctgctcctccttttttttatccaacaAGTACACCCCTATTTGTTCCTTCAAAGATATTAATATCAATTTTGCCAAGATTAGCCATTATCAGGAttacctcttttttctccacacGAAAAATTCCCTCCTACAAATTGAGCAGAACAAATGTTATGgcaacgattttttttcttccctcgaCAAGGACATCGTTGTGTCTTATCGCAACGTAATGTACCATGTCTTGAAATCCGTTGCTAGAAAGGGAGAAATGCAGCTGTCAACTGTGCACACAGAACAGCTTCCCCACGGAAAGGGCACGATCCAGAGGGGACTACCCAAAGAGGGAGAACAAATTGGTGGCCACTCCCAAAAAGGCATTTGCAAGGGAACCACTACCCCCATGGAtgtaaacaaaaacaaaataatcaaaTTTGAAAGGAAGATGTTTTACCAGAACAACTACTACTTCGAGCCGAATGCGAGATTTCTGAAAAGCCTGCGCAGGTTTAACTTCTCCGTTtcgaaaaatgatgaacaggGCGAGATGCATATCCCCCACTCAGACGTGAAGGTCTTCGTGCAGTCGAACTATAATCTCTACTTCTTCGCGTCCAACATGCTCTTTGGGAACTTGAGCGAAGCGgacgaagaggacgaagCGGGGGATCCTACTGCACCACCTCACATCGGAACCCTGCTACGCctaaaaatacaaaagtaCGCCCAGAAGGAGGGTAAAGGCACAGGGAAGATCCACCCCCCCAGAGTAAAACAGCTATGCGTACAGTATGACGAAAACATTGATCTCTTTGTCTTTTCCGCCCTCTCGCAAAACCTTCTCATCGATAACGTAATGATTGAGCTATACGacgaaagggaaaataaaaagttgcacTTAAATTTTGCGAAGAACAAACATGTTATAAAAACaggattaaatttaattaagtTAAACATATCAAAAATTCTTGAATGCAgtcaaataaaatggaagaatttttactacaaaattaattatgtGTTCCTCCAAGTGAATCACTTTTGCTTTTATCAACAGATGGGGATACTTCCAAATGGGAACATATTgactccctttttaaatgtcTACACAAAATTCATAAAGtctaattatatattatctGACACGAACAACTACGCCAGCTTCTTTCTGAATCAGCTAATTTCTCCtctttacataaaaataaaaacattacaATCTGTTTTAAATTGCCATTTGGTTGCTTCATATTTGAACAACACTTCTTTGGTTTACAACAGCACGAACTATGTCAAACTGGTCGTATCCAATTGTCATAAGCATGTCGACTCGAGGGAGGAGAATGAGTTCATTACCACACAGAGGGACACAACCAAGGGGGGTTCTCATGTGGATATTCCCACCACAAGCAACTCCaaccaaattaaaaatgtctaTCTCTTCGTGAACAACAAGAACCAAGGCTCCAATCTCCAGCACGTGAACGAAAAGTGTTCCTTACCCGATTCGGTGTTCTTCGTCATCGAAGCAAACGACCATGTACAAATTTCCGAGCCGAAGATTTTAAAACGAGAGGACAGCTGTTTTACAAAACCAGAGGATACAAGTGAATGCCCtgttgaaaaagaaaaaggtgatTATCACGACAGATATGACTATTGCCACAGggaggaaaggaagaaggactcCTGTGCAGTTATTTCATTTGTCCCAGTAAGGACAAACAACCCTAACTTGGTTAACAGTGAACAGTGTGAACTCCATTTTAATAGTGAGAAGAACCTACACAGCTTTGATTCACCTGATGGGTCTTCCTCCAATCCTGACCCTCACAGCAGGAACAACCCAGACAAGGTAAAAATCAAATGCGTCATAAACATagatttgggaaaaaaaaaaaggagacaaagGAAAACAGATCTGTATGAATTATCAAATGTGAATTATGTTGGACAAACACAATTCGATCATTTTATTAACTTAGAAAAAGATTCGTCATGCCATCCACCATTTAATAACCAAATAgtgcttgaaaaaaatttccacttggccaacatttttaatgaaaaaattaaaacctACAGATCGAAAAACACCATGTTGTATGAATTAATCTTAAATCTACATAAAGATAATTactctgtttttttaaaaaagtttcac GAATCTGGCGCGAGCAGCTTGAGTCTGCTGAGTGCGAACGATCTGAACGAGGAGGGGGGCGGGAAGAGAAACCCAAGCAACGAGGTGAGCTACTTTTATGACGAAATTGACATCAACGGTTACATCCACGGAGGGATGAGtgtgttcttccttttcgagGTGACCTACGGCGATGCGCAGGAAAATGCCCTTCATGATAACGGTAGTAATGGGTGTGATAGGGACCACAATTGCCGTGGTGATGACTACAATGGCCGTGGTGATGACCACAATGGTCCTGGTGATGACCACAATTGCCGTGGTGATGACCACAATTGCCGTGGTGATGACCACAATTGCCGTGATAATAACCACAATGGCACAAATCTGTTAATCCACGAAAGCATGACGGGCACCCTGTGTGTGACATACGAATATCGGAGCGTTTTGGCAATAAAGGCATTCGAGAGGAGCCAAAAGGAATACATTTACACGCTGGATGTGCCGATCCCGCCATTCCTGCTGCCAATTAATGTGCACTATGAGATTCCAAAGTGTGGGACGCTACACACGTCGCTCAATGTCAAAATTATATTGTCCAACAATATGCGGGAagatatttatatgaaatattttgtatacctggaggggagaaaaaaaaaaaatggtcagTCCGAATGTGACGATGAATACAATTGGCTAATAAATGGATTTAAAAAGAAGgtcctttttttaccaaaaaattCCTCACATGTCATTAATTTGATTATCCTTCCTTTAAAAATCGGCTTAATTAACTTCCCCCCAATTTTATATTACGTAAAATTAAATGACAGGTGGGTTGAAGTAACTGAAGTTTTGAAGAAGAGCGAGAGCTTTCAGCTTATCATTTCACCCTCTCTGCACTTTAGCCCCAAGGTGTGGCAATTGGCATAG
- a CDS encoding adrenodoxin reductase (putative) — protein sequence MNLRNLFCSQTQRALVRGGYLEGKLSFTGKCFLTNEVKPFKVGIIGAGPSALYCCKHLLKHERVKVDIFEKLPNPYGLIRYGVAPDHINVKNTYRTFDLVFLSANYRFFGNVHVGVDVRMEELRDHYNCVIFCCGASEVSLPFVQKDEDNTLRGEETQQGKQSGLFHARDLIYFYNNMYNDMRCRAVDNYLNSFENFTTSVIIGNGNVSLDIARILIKSPDDLNKTDISSDYLRVIKRHKIKHIYIVGQLRELISLENTKVILSKKNYDLCCLLKSDEANTNMKKRQHEIFQKMVKNYEEVEKNKEFYKTHKIIEFIFYFEIKKIRPIDSAMKNVEFELNKNIPMSYSSYEEKKVMVTPLVIFATGFKKSSFTENLYNQSIQTFREDIGQHKFGIFKAGWFDKGPKGNIASQILNSKNSTHLVLNFLQKVDTFFDNDISILLQEKQIPYVSFDDWTYLHQLEKQMGAQQNKIGQKFSQTGEVLRVLKDRTGKSH from the exons ATGAATTTGCGCAACTTGTTTTGCAGCCAAACACAACGCGCGCTAGTAAGAGGGGGGTATCTCGAAGGGAAACTCTCCTTCACGGGAAAATGCTTCCTCACCAATGAAGTCAAACCGTTTAAGGTCGGAATCATTGGAGCTGGCCCGTCGGCCCTCTACTGCTGCAAGCATTTACTAAAACATGAAAGAGTTAAAGTTGACATTTTTGAGAAGCTACCCAACCCGTATGGCCTCATCAGGTATGGAGTGGCCCCCGATCACATTAATGTGAAGAATACGTACAGAACTTTTGACCTCGTTTTTTTAAGCGCCAATTACAGGTTTTTTGGAAATGTGCACGTTGGGGTGGACGTAAGAATGGAAGAACTTAGGGACCACTACAACtgtgtcattttttgttgCGGCGCGTCTGAAGTGTCACTGCCATTTGTGCAGAAAGATGAGGATAACACACTTaggggggaagaaacccAGCAAGGAAAACAGAGCGGCCTTTTCCATGCAAGGGATCTTATCTACTTTTACAACAACATGTATAACGACATGCGATGTAGAGCAGTAGACAATTATCTAAATTCATTCGAAAATTTCACCACCTCTGTCATCATAGGGAACGGAAATGTGTCTCTTGACATAGCACGCATATTGATAAAATCTCCCGATGATTTAAATAAAACGGACATCAGTAGTGACTACCTGAGGGTGATAAAGCGACACAAAATTAAACATATCTACATTGTTGGTC AATTGAGGGAATTAATTTCGTTAGAGAATACCAAAGTGatattaagcaaaaaaaactatgACCTCTGCTGCCTTTTAAAAAGCGATGAGGCAAAtacaaatatgaaaaaaaggcaacatgaaatttttcaaaaaatggtaaaaaactacgaggaggtggaaaaaaataaagagttTTACAAAACACATAAAATTAtcgaattcattttttacttcgaaataaaaaaaatacgaccCATCGACAGTGCcatgaaaaatgtagaatttgaactgaacaaaaatatcCCCATGTCCTATTCGtcttatgaagaaaaaaaagtcatgGTAACTCCTTTGGTCATCTTCGCTAcgggatttaaaaaaagcagcttCACAGAAAATTTGTATAATCAATCTATTCAAACATTTAGGGAAGATATAGGGCAGCACAAGTTTGGGATTTTCAAGGCAGGGTGGTTTGATAAAGGACCCAAGGGAAATATAGCTAGTCAGATTTTGAACTCGAAAAATTCTACACATCTCGTTTTAAACTTCCTCCAGAAAGTGGACACCTTTTTTGACAATGACATTTCGATCTTGTTACAAGAGAAGCAAATTCCTTATGTTTCATTTGATGACTGGACTTACCTCCATCAGCTGGAGAAACAAATGGGGGCgcagcaaaacaaaattggcCAAAAGTTCTCCCAAACCGGGGAGGTGTTGCGTGTACTGAAGGACAGAACGGGGAAAAGCCACTGA
- a CDS encoding AAA family ATPase (putative), which yields MNLHKEKRIPLCCEICLKDEKDVSDEVIKTAAHKWLFSLGITITLGRHDPKKINCEKLNNSCDYIVIEPAVPIKIVKECNENYDNGMYGKFCTTHYSVYELNSCYDSDVHVANAPNCGLPSWENVHPTEGPRKEDVSTKNTTLLRNPNCDRTNITNHWGEQKGECLLNGHSSTSLIGPLVVPQNAVHSSTQYNEMQNKENLQPSSKLLFTIPMIGEKSTSSMEEDPIILPNFCCIVNVVTYYKNDELVEEQFNEPSENEGGSDKDGENTDDEKKKNGKRVPIFSQYILPHLRFHKLWDSLYYEENIKRDLLEYVSALMLFATKKIDRNLINYNHLVLLYGPPGTGKTSLCKALANKICIRLSNIYATGVLIELNTHTLFSKWFSESGKQVLKLFNKIKRIIEDYGENDIFICLLIDEVESLSADRRRSMDSTEPSDTIRVVNTLLTQIDSLKYYHNTLLLTTSNISEMIDEAFIDRVDLKQFIGLPNEECRYEIYKDCIDELMEKGIIHFSSKVPNYERAKKLLKNGAGKETDEYIYGTELMKCARMSNGFSGRCLRRVPFQAYAYFCQAVMRKTYGGMLTLNLHIKLSLWKINTRE from the exons ATGAACCTGCACAAGGAAAAACGAATCCCCCTGTGCTGCGAAATTTGCTTAAAAGACGAAAAGGACGTATCTGACGAAGTAATAAAAACGGCAGCCCACAAATGGCTATTCTCCTTAGGAATAACCATAACGTTAGGGAGACACGatcccaaaaaaattaactgtGAAAAGTTGAACAACTCTTGCGACTATATAGTTATCGAGCCAGCTGTGCCAATAAAAATAGTGAAGGAGTGCAACGAAAATTACGATAATGGAATGTATGGGAAATTCTGTACTACGCATTACTCCGTTTATGAACTGAATTCATGTTACGATTCGGACGTCCACGTGGCTAATGCACCCAATTGTGGTTTACCCAGTTGGGAGAATGTCCATCCCACGGAAGGGCCAAGAAAAGAAGATGTGTCAACAAAAAACACAACCCTGTTGCGAAACCCAAATTGTGATAGGACAAATATAACTAACCATTGGggagaacaaaaaggagagtgcCTTCTCAATGGGCACAGCAGCACCTCCCTAATTGGTCCTCTTGTCGTCCCACAAAATGCAGTGCATTCTTCTACCCAATATAacgaaatgcaaaataaagagaACTTACAGCCGAGTTCAAAATTGCTATTTACGATCCCCATGATAGGTGAAAAATCGACATCATCCATGGAGGAAGATCCAATAATTTTGCCAAATTTTTGTTGCATTGTAAATGTAGTCACGTACTACAAAAATGACGAGTTGGTGGAGGAACAATTTAACGAACCAAGTGAAAATGAAGGAGGTTCAGATAAAGACGGGGAAAATACtgatgatgagaaaaaaaaaaatggcaagcgcgtgcccattttttctcaatatattttacccCACTTACGATTTCATAAATTATGGGACAGTCTATATTatgaggaaaatataaaaagagatTTACTCGAATACGTTTCTGCTTTAATGCTCTTTGctaccaaaaaaattgatcgcaatttaattaattataatcACCTTGTGTTGTTGTATGGGCCCCCAGGGACGGGGAAAACTTCCCTCTGTAAAGCTCTGGCCAACAAAATTTGCATTCGTCTGTCAAATATATATGCGACAG GCGTTCTGATTGAGCTGAACACCCACACGTTATTCTCCAAATGGTTTAGTGAATCGGGGAAGCAAGTGCTAAAGttatttaacaaaattaaaaggataATCGAGGACTACGGagaaaatgatattttcatCTGCCTCTTGATAGACGAGGTGGAAAGTTTGTCTGCAGATAGGAGGCGGTCCATGGACAGCACAGAGCCCTCGGACACTATACGAGTCGTCAACACGTTGCTGACTCAAATAGACTCCCTTAAATATTACCACAACACGTTGTTGCTCACCACGTCGAACATTTCAG AAATGATCGATGAGGCCTTCATCGACAGAGTAGACCTAAAACAGTTCATTGGGTTGCCAAACGAAGAATGCAGATACGAGATTTACAAGGACTGCATCGACGAATTG ATGGAGAAGGGTATAATTCACTTTTCCTCGAAGGTTCCAAATTATGAGCGAGCTAAGAAATTGCTCAAG AACGGAGCGGGGAAGGAGACGGATGAATACAT CTACGGAACCGAACTGATGAAGTGCGCCAGGATGAGCAACGGCTTCAGTGGCCGATGCTTGAGGAGAGTTCCCTTCCAAGCATACGCCTACTTCTGCCAAGCGGTAATGAGAAAGACATACGGGGGCATGCTAACGTTGAACCTCCACATAAAACTCTCTCTATGGAAAATCAACACAAGAGAGTAA
- a CDS encoding hypothetical protein (putative) encodes MEKKNTNWGLYNPGSDVDSDKEYFIDCFEAGTKAIPKGGGVFKESDTTEEGKKCAGDNRTGDNGAHDCVGDGNVADDNAACGHGDDDLTSDLENFQSLDLSASDVDDKKFGKKEKNFEQYKINIRIESDISFEEEKSFNHSIELSDNAEEVQSKPLNFYDDESNDEPLGCAATGEHSLHPGNDAASEVSERGDSFEGTDELTRKKYDSNEEEAEEERENHRKNEAEVDEGPNDKQIDTDAGEQDGESESGNDTKFCETEKTVKECDMSERCVNFNYRNSTPKKEHVNRMSLTNEKRDAITEGRSSPVGNFSFVLVGGVKDGSPSHRGAHKAKKSGGKVEELDVAGKTGRAGKVERKPNRFAPQRNTPHFGYYSTGNNAQNGEWERNQGSQTTDELITSSAYEKSEIEYSLSSESEKGDEDGDSDENDLDDKDGDGDKNDHDDGKRNHYQYKNFFSKERGPQYLPPYGKRNNLNKSGHHKICLKSPLIRKESFNEPPEQFRQSEKRNTPNKKADHYIY; translated from the coding sequence atggaaaaaaaaaatacgaattgGGGTTTGTACAACCCAGGCAGTGATGTAGACAGTGACAAGGAGTATTTTATTGACTGTTTTGAAGCGGGCACCAAAGCGATTccgaaaggggggggagtttTTAAAGAAAGTGACACCACTGAGGAGGGTAAAAAGTGCGCAGGTGACAATCGCACAGGGGATAATGGTGCACATGACTGTGTCGGAGATGGCAATGTCGCAGATGACAATGCCGCATGCGGTCATGGAGACGACGACTTAACGAGCGATTTGGAAAACTTCCAAAGCTTAGACTTAAGCGCGTCCGACGTGGACGACaaaaaatttgggaaaaaagaaaaaaatttcgagcagtacaaaattaatataagAATAGAATCGGACATATCttttgaggaagaaaaaagttttaaccATAGCATAGAGCTAAGCGACAACGCAGAAGAGGTGCAAAGTAAGCCATTAAACTTTTATGACGATGAATCGAATGACGAACCGTTAGGATGTGCAGCAACAGGGGAGCATTCGCTCCATCCAGGAAATGATGCTGCAAGTGAAGTGAGCGAAAGGGGTGACTCTTTTGAAGGGACAGATGAATTAACCAGGAAGAAATATGATTCGAATGAGGAGGAAGCCGAGGAGGAGAGGGAAAATCACAGGAAAAACGAAGCGGAAGTGGATGAAGGGCCAAATGACAAACAAATAGACACGGACGCGGGTGAGCAAGACGGAGAGAGTGAATCCGGGAATGACACAAAATTTTGCGAAACAGAGAAGACAGTAAAGGAGTGCGACATGTCGGAGAGGtgtgtaaattttaattataggAATAGTACCCCCAAGAAGGAACACGTGAACAGAATGAGTTTAACCAATGAGAAAAGGGATGCGATTActgaggggagaagcagcccAGTTGGAAATTTCTCATTTGTGCTTGTAGGGGGCGTAAAGGATGGAAGCCCGTCTCACAGGGGTGCGCATAAAGCGAAGAAGAGCGGTGGCAAAGTGGAAGAACTGGACGTTGCAGGAAAAACGGGCCGTGCGGGAAAGGTCGAAAGGAAGCCCAACCGATTCGCTCCCCAAAGAAATAccccccattttggttaTTACTCCACGGGGAACAAcgcgcaaaatggagaatgGGAAAGAAACCAGGGCAGCCAAACTACGGACGAGCTGATCACAAGCAGCGCCTACGAAAAGAGCGAAATTGAGTATTCGCTTAGCAGTGAGTCTGAAAAGGGCGATGAAGATGGCGATAGTGATGAAAATGATCTAGACGATAAAGATGGCGATGGTGATAAAAATGACCATGACGATGGCAAACGTAACCACTATCAGTACAAGAACTTTTTCTCCAAAGAACGAGGGCCCCAATATCTCCCCCCCTatgggaaaagaaataatcTGAACAAATCTGGTCACCATAAAATTTGCTTAAAATCGCCCCTAATTCGGAAGGAGAGTTTTAATGAGCCCCCTGAGCAGTTTAggcaaagtgaaaaaagaaatacgcCTAACAAGAAGGCTGACCATTACATCTACAT